The following coding sequences lie in one Pan paniscus chromosome X, NHGRI_mPanPan1-v2.0_pri, whole genome shotgun sequence genomic window:
- the LOC129395272 gene encoding transmembrane protein 185A-like, with product MSFLCLVVLYYIVWSVLFLRSMDVIAEQRRTHITMALSWMTIVVPLLTFEILLVHKLDGHNAFSCIPIFVPLWLSLITLMATTFGQKGGNHWWFGIRKDFCQFLLEIFPFLREYGNISYDLHHEDNEETEEIPVPEPPKIAPMFRKKARVVITQSPGKYVLPPPKLNIEMPD from the exons AtgtcctttctgtgcctggtggTCCTCTACTACATTGTGTGGTCCGTCTTGTTCTTGCGCTCTATGGATGTGATTGCGGAGCAGCGCAGGACACACATAACCATGGCCCTGAGCTGGATGACCATCGTCGTGCCCCTTCTTACATTTGAG ATTCTGCTGGTTCACAAACTGGATGGCCACAACGCCTTCTCCTGCATCCCGATCTTTGTCCCCCTTTGGCTCTCGTTGATCACGCTGATGGCAACCACATTTGGACAGAAGGGAGGAAACCACT gGTGGTTTGGTATCCGCAAAGATTTCTGTCAGTTTCTGCTTGAAATCTTCCCATTTCTACGAGAATATGGAAACATTTCCTATGATCTCCATCACGAAGATAATGAAGAAACCGAAGAGATCCCAGTTCCGGAGCCCCCTAAAATCGCACCCatgtttcgaaagaaggccaggGTGGTCATTACCCAGAGCCCTGGGAAGTATGTGCTCCCACCTCCCAAATTAAATATCGAAATGCCAGATTAG
- the LOC100976508 gene encoding heat shock transcription factor, X-linked — protein sequence MEDKPSLSMARCEERNSRGQDHGLERGPFPPQLQSETYLHPADPSPAWDDPGSTGSPNLRLLTEEITFQPLAKEASFRRPHPDGDFPPQGEDNLLSLPFPQKLWRLVSSNQFSSIWWDDSGACIVINQKLFEKEILKRDVAHKVFATTSIKSFFRQLNLYGFRKRRQCTFRTFTRIFSAKRLVSILNKLEFYCHPYFQRDSPHLLVRMKRRVGVKSAPRHQEEDKPEAAGSCLAPADTEQQDHTSPNENDQVTPQHREPAGPNTQIRSGSAPPATPVMVPDSAVASDNSPVTQPAGEWSEGSQAHVTPVATVPGPAALPFLYVPGSPTQMNSYGPVVALPTASRSTLAMDTTGLPAPGMLPFCHLWVPVTLVAAGAAQPAASMVMFPHLPALHHHCPHSHRTSQYMPASDEPQVYPDYADQST from the exons ATGGAGGACAAGCCATCATTGAGTATGGCTCGCTGTGAAGAAAGAAATTCGAGAGGACAGGATCATGGCTTGGAAAGGGGGCCTTTCCCTCCCCAATTGCAGTCAGAGACCTACCTTCACCCAGCAGATCCTTCCCCTGCCTGGGACGACCCGGGGTCCACTGGGAGCCCTAACTTGAGGCTGCTGACAGAAGAAATCACTTTCCAACCTCTGGCCAAGGAAGCTTCGTTCAGAAGGCCGCACCCTGACGGTGACTTCCCGCCCCAGGGAGAAGAtaatctcctctccctcccctttccacagaAACTGTGGAGACTGGTCAGCAGCAACCAGTTTTCGTCCATCTGGTGGGATGACAGTGGGGCTTGTATAGTGATCAATCAAAAACTCTTTGAAAAGGAGATTCTCAAAAGGGACGTCGCACACAAAGTGTTTGCCACAACTTCGATAAAGAGCTTCTTCCGCCAGCTAAACTTGTATGGCTTCCGAAAACGGCGTCAATGCACTTTCAGGACCTTCACCCGCATTTTCTCCGCAAAAAGGCTGGTCTCCATCTTGAATAAG TTAGAGTTCTACTGCCATCCTTACTTTCAAAGAGACTCCCCTCACCTCCTCGTGAGGATGAAGAGAAGAGTGGGCGTCAAGTCTGCACCAAGACATCAGGAGGAGGACAAGCCAGAAGCTGCTGGATCCTGTCTGGCACCAGCAGACACTGAGCAACAAGATCACACGTCTCCGAATGAGAATGACCAGGTCACACCGCAACACCGGGAACCGGCCGGTCCCAACACCCAAATCAGGAGTGGCTCTGCTCCACCAGCAACTCCTGTGATGGTGCCCGATTCCGCCGTGGCGAGTGACAACAGTCCAGTGACCCAGCCGGCCGGCGAGTGGTCAGAGGGCAGCCAGGCTCACGTCACTCCGGTGGCCACTGTCCCTGGGCCTGCAGCACTGCCCTTCCTCTATGTCCCTGGATCTCCCACTCAGATGAATTCTTACGGGCCTGTGGTGGCCCTTCCCACAGCGTCCCGTAGTACCCTTGCCATGGACACCACAGGACTTCCTGCACCTGGCATGCTGCCCTTTTGCCATCTCTGGGTACCGGTGACCCTAGTGGCTGCTGGGGCTGCACAGCCTGCTGCCTCCATGGTCATGTTCCCCCATCTCCCAGCTCTGCACCACCATTGCCCCCACAGCCACCGCACGTCACAGTACATGCCAGCTAGCGATGAGCCCCAGGTGTACCCAGACTACGCAGACCAGAGCACATAG